In one Nicotiana tomentosiformis chromosome 6, ASM39032v3, whole genome shotgun sequence genomic region, the following are encoded:
- the LOC104088207 gene encoding uncharacterized protein gives MKLSLKLQDQSQPQNHQKQPQTHPLLLRAKIPISIFNLPFLSCFSTTTHHPSDLSLALATNFSSGPTLKLSYSTASPTATTHPTHPTPPLTLTLKSGIGVFGSPKNSPLVISANFSFSPLQPNQNPTFTLLFKPQLGSFSLRKSTTSDPDSNSSVVGKQNGDGNSFGFVPLERPSSFKDFSVEDYAKDSVFKGIAVMAKTEMPLTKSVTMDCRWGVNFPKDLGNRMPFLSVNKIGIKRVDEVKEVKEKKDENLGETELLKGMCFWMKKELEMLQRENREMKHRFEETTMGTAVRHGAGEREFVGVQVVENSNSGGFEEWRNRRKSGGENAKKEVKKNASDGNRASDVESELQKAIRAASST, from the coding sequence atgaAGCTCTCACTGAAACTTCAAGACCAATCTCAACCCCAAAACCACCAAAAACAACCACAAACTCACCCTCTTCTCCTCCGTGCCAAAATCCCCATTTCCATTTTCAACCTTCCTTTCCTTTCTTGCTTCTCCACTACCACCCACCACCCTTCTGATCTCTCCCTTGCTCTTGCCACCAACTTCTCTTCTGGTCCCACCCTTAAACTCTCCTACTCCACTGCCTCCCCTACCGCAACCACCCACCCCACCCACCCCACCCCTCCTTTAACTCTCACCCTCAAATCTGGAATTGGGGTTTTTGGGTCTCCCAAGAACTCACCTTTAGTCATTTCTGCTAACTTTTCCTTTTCCCCTCTTCAACCCAATCAAAATCCCACTTTTACCCTTCTCTTCAAACCCCAATTGGGTTCTTTTTCACTTCGTAAAAGCACTACTTCTGACCCGGATTCTAATTCTAGTGTTGTGGGCAAGCAGAATGGTGATGGGAATTCATTTGGGTTTGTTCCTTTGGAGAGGCCATCTAGTTTTAAGGACTTCTCAGTGGAGGATTATGCTAAAGATTCTGTCTTTAAGGGGATTGCTGTGATGGCTAAAACAGAAATGCCTTTGACGAAAAGTGTGACGATGGATTGTCGTTGGGGTGTGAATTTCCCTAAGGATTTGGGGAACAGGATGCCGTTTTTAAGTGTGAATAAGATTGGGATTAAGAGAGTTGATGAAGTTAAGGAGGTGAAGGAGAAGAAGGACGAGAATTTAGGCGAAACGGAGCTGTTGAAAGGTATGTGTTTTTGGATGAAAAAGGAGCTGGAGATGCTGCAGAGAGAGAATAGAGAGATGAAACATAGGTTTGAGGAAACTACGATGGGGACTGCGGTTAGGCATGGTGCTGGTGAGAGAGAGTTTGTAGGTGTGCAGGTGGTTGAGAATTCGAATTCAGGGGGATTTGAGGAGTGGAGGAATAGGAGGAAGAGTGGGGGAGAGAATGCAAAGAAAGAGGTGAAGAAGAATGCTTCGGATGGGAATCGGGCTAGTGATGTTGAGAGTGAGTTGCAGAAAGCTATTAGGGCTGCTTCTTCAACGTGA